A stretch of Lentibacillus sp. JNUCC-1 DNA encodes these proteins:
- a CDS encoding ComF family protein codes for MGYNDFMKDVITKWKYRGDYELGNMFADVFRDAFEKQYSNLKKDCLIVPVPLSSQRLKERAFNQAEMLARLLPVEPVLAVERLSGEKQSKKSRRERILSKNPFIVTEPINKPVILVDDIYTTGTTLRHIARQLKTNGCPSVYGLTLARG; via the coding sequence TTGGGATACAACGATTTTATGAAAGACGTGATCACAAAGTGGAAATACCGAGGTGATTATGAATTGGGAAATATGTTTGCTGACGTCTTCCGGGATGCCTTTGAAAAGCAGTATTCCAATTTGAAAAAAGATTGTCTAATCGTGCCTGTGCCTTTAAGTTCACAGCGGCTTAAGGAACGGGCTTTCAATCAAGCAGAAATGCTTGCCCGCTTATTACCAGTTGAACCTGTCTTGGCGGTAGAACGTCTGAGCGGGGAGAAACAATCCAAGAAATCGCGGCGCGAGCGAATTTTATCAAAAAACCCGTTTATTGTGACTGAACCTATTAACAAACCGGTGATTCTGGTCGATGATATTTATACAACGGGTACGACTTTGCGTCATATTGCCCGGCAATTAAAAACAAACGGCTGCCCAAGTGTATATGGCTTGACACTTGCGCGCGGGTGA
- a CDS encoding TIGR03826 family flagellar region protein — MGELANCQRCDTVFVKTIRDICHDCYKQEEEAFDTVYAFLQKKKNREATIVEIVAATEVSEELIIKFIKEKRLRASDFPKLAYPCEKCGTGIVTGRLCESCANDIKTDLSRHESIEQLEHTRMKKSKERQYAYYNLERSKE, encoded by the coding sequence ATGGGGGAATTAGCAAATTGCCAGCGCTGTGATACAGTGTTTGTCAAAACCATAAGAGATATATGTCATGACTGCTATAAACAGGAAGAAGAGGCCTTTGATACGGTTTATGCTTTTTTACAGAAGAAAAAGAATCGGGAAGCTACTATCGTGGAAATTGTAGCTGCAACCGAGGTGTCGGAAGAATTGATCATTAAATTCATTAAAGAAAAAAGACTGAGGGCCTCCGATTTTCCAAAGCTGGCCTATCCTTGTGAAAAATGTGGAACCGGTATTGTAACTGGCCGTCTATGTGAATCATGCGCAAATGATATTAAAACCGATTTGTCAAGGCATGAAAGCATCGAACAACTTGAACATACCCGAATGAAAAAATCAAAAGAACGGCAATATGCCTATTATAACCTTGAACGTTCTAAAGAATGA
- a CDS encoding flagellar biosynthesis anti-sigma factor FlgM yields the protein MKIYGPNHTNLNPYQKQMNKQAHEKKEMPQKDQLQISDKAKQMQQAEGAKEAQRAAHVQKIKQAVESGIIR from the coding sequence ATGAAAATTTATGGCCCAAATCATACGAATTTGAATCCTTATCAGAAACAAATGAACAAACAAGCACACGAAAAGAAAGAGATGCCGCAAAAAGACCAACTGCAAATATCCGACAAAGCTAAACAAATGCAACAAGCAGAGGGAGCGAAAGAGGCTCAACGTGCGGCTCACGTCCAGAAGATTAAACAAGCAGTGGAATCAGGGATTATCAGGTGA
- a CDS encoding flagellar protein FlgN — protein sequence MSIEMVVASIEGLTQLHDKLLETSQEKTDALKQDDTERLQSLLGTERKLTRKLEKKEEERQNAVEAWFADHRYEEDSTLTNMLNHLEGSEDQQTVEQAAANLIDKLTALKEQEQLNMALVEQSMQFVQMSLDMMQPSIKNMNYGQQFKTPINDRSVFDSKA from the coding sequence ATGTCCATTGAAATGGTTGTCGCATCGATAGAAGGATTAACGCAGCTGCACGACAAGCTGCTTGAAACGTCACAAGAAAAAACAGATGCACTGAAACAGGATGACACAGAACGCCTGCAGTCACTTTTAGGCACAGAGCGAAAATTGACCCGTAAATTAGAAAAAAAAGAAGAAGAACGCCAAAATGCGGTTGAAGCGTGGTTTGCTGATCATCGGTATGAAGAGGATTCGACCCTGACCAATATGCTGAATCACCTGGAAGGATCTGAAGACCAACAAACAGTTGAACAGGCTGCTGCAAACTTAATTGACAAGCTAACAGCTCTCAAGGAGCAGGAACAATTAAACATGGCACTAGTAGAGCAATCCATGCAGTTTGTTCAAATGTCCTTGGATATGATGCAGCCTTCGATTAAGAATATGAACTATGGCCAGCAATTTAAAACCCCGATAAACGATCGGTCTGTCTTCGATTCCAAAGCTTAA
- the flgK gene encoding flagellar hook-associated protein FlgK, producing MSSFHGLEMAKQSLFTQQSALYTTGHNLSNANTKGYSRQRVNFETMSPYPSASRNRPEIPGQMGTGVKAGSIERVRDKFLDMQYRSENSQSSYWEAKSASLDRLERLMNEPTESGISHTMKQLWESLQDLAANPENSGAKSVVAERAQALADTFNYTSNSLESIRDDLNEEIKNNVKTANSLLDSIHKLNEQIKQIEPHGYLPNDLYDKRDQLVDELSGIVNITVVKEKSYETAPDIADGIVTISLVGDSKDSAVPLLDENGVHEMEVGFGGEQNAVNQLSVGGKDVLQERNINGSLKGLIESYGYMKDDQVEGSFPKLHQELNTLVKAIGEEFNKVHSDPPFFTGFDEEPAAGNITVSDAIIENPSEAIKASDSGYGDIASELADIFAKKGTIEETSINKFFEGMIGRFGVEAQKANTMKDNTAVLTDQVEKQRMSVSAVSLDEEMTNMIKFQHAYNAAARNMTAVDEMLDRIINNMGLVGR from the coding sequence ATGAGCAGCTTTCACGGCCTGGAAATGGCCAAACAATCATTATTTACTCAGCAATCAGCTTTATATACAACGGGACACAACCTTTCGAATGCGAATACAAAAGGCTATTCTCGCCAGCGTGTTAATTTTGAAACCATGTCTCCATACCCTTCTGCGTCACGGAACCGTCCGGAAATCCCCGGACAAATGGGAACAGGGGTTAAAGCGGGAAGCATTGAACGTGTCCGCGATAAATTCCTGGATATGCAGTACCGCTCAGAAAACAGCCAATCAAGTTACTGGGAAGCCAAATCAGCTTCACTTGATCGTCTAGAGAGACTGATGAATGAACCGACTGAAAGTGGCATATCCCATACGATGAAACAATTATGGGAATCGCTTCAGGATTTGGCCGCCAACCCGGAAAACAGCGGTGCTAAATCCGTTGTCGCCGAACGCGCCCAAGCTTTGGCAGACACCTTTAATTATACATCCAACTCGCTTGAATCCATCCGCGATGATTTGAATGAGGAAATTAAAAATAACGTAAAAACAGCAAATTCACTTCTCGACAGCATTCATAAACTAAATGAACAAATTAAGCAGATTGAACCTCATGGCTACTTGCCCAACGATCTATATGATAAACGGGATCAATTGGTAGACGAGCTTTCAGGAATCGTTAACATTACGGTTGTAAAAGAAAAGAGTTATGAGACCGCTCCAGATATAGCTGACGGGATCGTCACGATATCCTTGGTCGGTGACTCGAAAGACTCTGCTGTTCCTCTGTTAGATGAAAATGGAGTCCACGAAATGGAAGTCGGCTTTGGTGGTGAACAAAATGCAGTCAATCAACTGTCCGTCGGAGGAAAAGACGTTCTACAAGAACGCAACATCAATGGCAGCTTAAAAGGACTCATCGAATCCTACGGTTATATGAAGGACGATCAGGTGGAAGGCTCATTCCCCAAGCTCCATCAGGAATTAAACACATTGGTTAAAGCGATCGGAGAGGAATTTAATAAGGTTCATAGTGACCCTCCGTTTTTCACCGGATTTGATGAAGAGCCGGCAGCCGGGAACATAACTGTCTCAGATGCCATTATCGAAAACCCTTCAGAAGCAATTAAAGCTTCTGATTCAGGATACGGTGATATCGCATCTGAATTAGCTGATATATTCGCGAAAAAAGGAACCATTGAGGAAACCTCTATTAATAAATTTTTCGAAGGTATGATCGGCCGCTTTGGAGTTGAAGCCCAAAAGGCTAATACGATGAAAGATAATACTGCTGTTTTGACGGATCAGGTGGAAAAACAGCGGATGTCTGTCAGCGCAGTGTCGCTGGATGAAGAAATGACCAACATGATTAAGTTCCAGCATGCTTACAATGCAGCAGCTCGTAATATGACAGCCGTTGATGAAATGCTAGATCGCATCATTAATAACATGGGTCTGGTAGGAAGGTAG
- the flgL gene encoding flagellar hook-associated protein FlgL, giving the protein MRVTQGMISNNMLRNLSNSYTNLNTYLEQVSTGKKITRPSDDPVIAMKGINFRRQVTEVGQFKRNVGEVHNWMDNSDSALDKTTKALQKLRELAVQASNDTYDESERKNIKEEAEQIKKHLVDIANTKVNDKYIFNGNKTEEKPFAKDGTSSAENKAVEIEVSNGIKIRANVLPEDVFGDDFFKKIDSFITNLDTNNQEGINQSIEALDANIDNTINARADLGARMNRLELIENRLDEQEVIAKKTMSDNEDIDYEKAITDLITQETLHRAALAAGSRIIQPTLLDFLR; this is encoded by the coding sequence ATGCGTGTCACACAAGGTATGATTTCCAATAACATGCTCAGAAACTTGTCCAACAGCTACACAAACTTAAATACATATCTTGAGCAAGTGTCAACTGGTAAAAAAATAACTCGGCCTTCCGATGATCCTGTGATTGCAATGAAAGGCATTAACTTCCGCAGACAGGTAACAGAAGTCGGTCAATTCAAGCGTAATGTCGGAGAAGTTCATAATTGGATGGACAACTCTGATTCGGCACTGGATAAAACAACCAAGGCTCTGCAAAAACTGCGTGAATTGGCTGTCCAGGCCAGTAATGATACCTATGATGAATCCGAGCGGAAAAACATTAAAGAGGAAGCAGAACAGATAAAAAAACATTTGGTGGATATTGCCAATACAAAAGTGAACGATAAGTATATCTTCAATGGAAATAAAACTGAGGAGAAGCCTTTTGCAAAAGACGGCACATCTTCAGCTGAGAATAAGGCTGTTGAAATCGAAGTCTCTAATGGCATTAAAATCCGGGCGAATGTCCTGCCGGAAGATGTATTCGGAGACGATTTCTTCAAGAAAATTGACTCTTTTATCACAAACTTAGATACAAACAATCAAGAAGGCATCAACCAATCGATTGAGGCGCTGGATGCGAATATTGATAACACGATTAACGCCAGAGCTGATCTCGGGGCGCGAATGAACAGACTCGAATTGATCGAAAACCGCCTAGATGAACAAGAAGTTATTGCTAAGAAAACAATGAGTGACAACGAGGATATTGATTACGAAAAAGCCATCACCGACCTTATTACTCAGGAAACGTTGCATCGCGCTGCCCTGGCTGCGGGATCGCGTATTATTCAACCGACACTTCTTGATTTCTTACGCTGA
- a CDS encoding DUF6470 family protein, translating into MNMQQIRMQSQMGRIAIHHTEAKQTIEQPRAELSIKQPQAIIKMNTEKGRLTIDQSQAWADMNLMSITKLNKQHAAEGLKAAKQGAGRRASEGTALMKIEDGGNPLTQQAQTNSSRQMKPLGIDFIPSRFAVAINYEPAKIHTDITAQRPIIDVQTHQPVHHYEPGQVTTEMAQYPELEIDFV; encoded by the coding sequence ATGAATATGCAGCAAATTCGTATGCAATCACAAATGGGCAGGATTGCGATCCATCATACAGAGGCCAAACAGACAATTGAGCAGCCCCGTGCTGAGCTGTCTATCAAACAGCCGCAAGCCATTATAAAAATGAACACAGAAAAAGGCCGGTTAACGATTGATCAATCTCAAGCATGGGCAGACATGAATCTGATGAGCATCACTAAATTAAACAAACAGCATGCTGCGGAAGGTCTTAAAGCCGCTAAGCAAGGAGCAGGGCGAAGAGCAAGTGAGGGCACGGCTCTTATGAAAATCGAAGACGGCGGCAATCCCCTCACTCAACAAGCCCAAACGAATAGCTCCCGTCAAATGAAGCCGCTTGGGATCGACTTCATCCCGTCACGGTTCGCGGTTGCGATCAACTATGAGCCAGCCAAAATTCATACGGATATTACGGCTCAGCGTCCTATAATTGACGTCCAAACACATCAGCCTGTGCACCATTATGAACCTGGCCAGGTCACAACAGAAATGGCCCAATACCCTGAACTGGAAATAGATTTTGTTTAA
- the fliW gene encoding flagellar assembly protein FliW: protein MDTQKIQTKYFGETTIDKHELFTFASGLPGFAEETSFVILDLPGNQLFHVLQSVNTPDLAFVITNPHQFYPNYSFELEDHVAQQIDIEQEADTAVAVIVTLKEPFEKSTLNLKAPLILNTRSRLGKQHILQDDTWFVKAPVTTPEMSETEGD from the coding sequence TTGGATACTCAAAAGATACAAACGAAATATTTTGGTGAAACAACGATTGATAAGCATGAACTTTTTACATTCGCTTCTGGCCTTCCAGGTTTTGCAGAGGAAACATCATTTGTTATTTTAGATCTGCCTGGGAATCAGCTTTTTCACGTTTTACAGTCAGTCAACACACCGGACTTGGCATTTGTGATCACAAACCCGCATCAGTTCTATCCGAATTATTCGTTTGAATTGGAGGATCATGTTGCGCAACAAATTGATATTGAGCAGGAAGCAGATACTGCGGTGGCTGTGATTGTAACGCTTAAGGAACCTTTCGAGAAAAGCACCTTAAACCTCAAAGCACCTCTCATACTTAATACACGCTCCCGACTTGGGAAGCAGCACATACTTCAGGATGACACTTGGTTCGTGAAAGCGCCGGTGACCACCCCGGAAATGTCTGAGACGGAGGGGGACTGA
- the csrA gene encoding carbon storage regulator CsrA translates to MLVLTRKSGESLQIGEDIEIKVLEITGDQVKIGIEAPKSVDIHRREVYLQIQHENSEAANLPQNFLEKLSDQHRK, encoded by the coding sequence ATGCTTGTTTTAACGAGAAAATCAGGTGAATCGCTCCAGATCGGCGAAGATATTGAAATAAAAGTGCTGGAAATCACTGGTGATCAAGTGAAAATTGGAATTGAAGCTCCTAAGTCTGTCGATATACACAGGCGCGAAGTCTATTTGCAAATTCAACATGAGAACAGCGAAGCCGCCAACCTCCCTCAAAACTTTTTGGAGAAATTATCAGATCAACACCGAAAATAG
- the flaG gene encoding flagellar protein FlaG has protein sequence MKVDNAQSFATPLKQQTEQGPRPVPEQKDNGDKIVLHDEEIISTAKVETAVTKMNELAKPLKTDLKFQLHEDLNEYYVTVVNPVTHEVIKEIPPKKMLDMYAAMAEFMGLLVDEKV, from the coding sequence ATGAAAGTTGACAATGCACAAAGCTTTGCAACACCATTGAAACAGCAGACAGAACAGGGACCGCGTCCAGTCCCAGAACAAAAAGACAATGGCGATAAAATTGTTTTGCATGATGAGGAGATCATTTCAACGGCCAAGGTAGAAACAGCCGTTACAAAAATGAACGAACTCGCCAAACCTTTGAAAACAGATTTGAAATTTCAACTTCATGAAGATCTGAATGAGTACTACGTAACAGTAGTCAACCCGGTCACACATGAAGTCATTAAGGAAATTCCCCCAAAGAAAATGCTGGATATGTACGCAGCAATGGCCGAATTCATGGGCTTGCTCGTCGATGAAAAGGTTTAA
- a CDS encoding flagellar hook-associated protein 2, which produces MRIGGLATGMDIDQLVNKLMTAERMPLDRMEQDKTTLTWKRDSFRDMNKSLHDLNQLMLDMKLSKTYESKAVSSSNESAVTATANANASEGAYNINVENLATATVYMSGNVEDPDIELGENWKGTYTLEFNEKADEEPFSFEIKSGDSLRDVLKKITNGDNDVRAFYDDQQKKIIMESTLTGTLEKEISIKGQGKNGQSFFEQRMGMSGTEFTTKNGKEATFYYNGVELTSKNNSYELNGINFEFKGKGDASLTVKNDVDHTFDSIMKFVDTYNKTIDTLNESQQEDKYRDFPPLTSKQKEEMSEKEIELWEEKAKSGMLRGETLITNGMFDLRRSWYSEVKNDSQYTSVTEIGISTGRNYLNGGKLEVDEDKLKEALRENPQDVKKLFSNNVEGAERGIINRVEDAVKATMGKIEIRAGKGTSTLENYTLGKRMKDLNSRMSDFESKLTRVETRYWNEFTAMEKAIQRMNMQSQQLMSQFGGGM; this is translated from the coding sequence ATGCGAATCGGTGGCTTGGCAACAGGAATGGATATTGATCAGCTTGTCAATAAATTGATGACAGCAGAGCGGATGCCGCTCGACAGAATGGAACAAGATAAAACAACTTTAACCTGGAAGCGTGACAGTTTTCGGGATATGAACAAGTCCTTGCACGATCTGAATCAGCTTATGCTCGATATGAAACTGAGCAAGACTTATGAATCGAAAGCAGTTAGCTCGTCCAATGAATCCGCCGTGACTGCAACTGCAAATGCAAACGCGTCAGAAGGAGCTTATAACATTAATGTAGAAAATCTGGCCACAGCTACAGTTTATATGAGCGGGAATGTTGAGGATCCTGATATAGAATTAGGTGAAAATTGGAAAGGAACTTACACCCTGGAATTCAATGAAAAAGCAGACGAAGAGCCATTTTCTTTTGAAATCAAGTCTGGAGATAGCCTTAGAGATGTCTTAAAAAAGATTACAAATGGCGACAATGATGTTAGAGCATTTTATGATGACCAGCAAAAGAAAATCATTATGGAATCAACGCTGACAGGTACCCTTGAGAAAGAGATCTCTATCAAGGGGCAGGGGAAAAACGGTCAAAGTTTTTTTGAACAACGAATGGGGATGTCTGGAACAGAGTTCACCACTAAAAATGGAAAAGAGGCCACATTTTACTACAATGGGGTTGAACTCACTTCCAAAAACAATTCCTATGAGCTAAACGGCATTAATTTCGAGTTCAAAGGAAAAGGCGATGCCAGCCTAACGGTTAAAAACGATGTCGACCATACCTTTGATTCGATTATGAAGTTTGTAGATACGTATAATAAAACGATTGATACATTAAATGAATCACAGCAAGAGGACAAATATCGCGATTTCCCGCCGCTGACTTCAAAGCAAAAGGAAGAAATGTCGGAAAAGGAAATTGAGCTTTGGGAGGAAAAAGCCAAAAGCGGCATGCTGCGTGGTGAGACGCTTATCACAAATGGCATGTTTGATCTGAGGCGCAGCTGGTATTCTGAGGTAAAAAATGACTCTCAGTACACATCTGTTACCGAGATCGGTATTTCGACAGGCCGCAATTATTTGAACGGCGGGAAGCTTGAAGTGGATGAAGATAAGCTGAAGGAAGCACTGAGAGAAAACCCGCAAGATGTGAAGAAATTATTCTCCAATAACGTTGAGGGGGCAGAGCGCGGAATTATCAATCGCGTGGAGGATGCTGTCAAAGCAACAATGGGCAAGATTGAGATAAGAGCTGGCAAGGGTACATCCACACTTGAGAATTATACCTTGGGAAAACGCATGAAAGACCTCAACAGCCGAATGTCAGATTTTGAATCTAAATTGACACGTGTAGAAACAAGGTACTGGAATGAATTCACCGCTATGGAAAAAGCCATCCAGCGTATGAATATGCAATCCCAGCAGTTGATGAGCCAATTCGGCGGCGGGATGTAG
- the fliS gene encoding flagellar export chaperone FliS: MAYQKKYEAYKTNSVNTASGGELTLMLYNGCIKFIKKAVTDLHNKDYEAKNTNIKKAQDIIHELMLTLDQTIDISKEMLPLYDYILHCLREGNVKNSEEHLQEALSFTTEFRDTWKQVLLQTRQKQYAQGARV; encoded by the coding sequence ATGGCTTATCAGAAAAAGTATGAAGCCTATAAAACAAATTCAGTCAATACGGCATCTGGTGGGGAATTAACACTTATGCTCTACAACGGATGTATCAAATTCATTAAAAAAGCCGTAACAGATCTTCATAACAAAGATTATGAAGCGAAAAATACAAATATCAAAAAAGCCCAGGATATCATTCATGAATTGATGCTGACACTGGATCAGACAATTGACATTTCCAAAGAGATGCTGCCCTTGTATGATTATATTCTCCACTGTCTGCGTGAAGGAAATGTTAAAAACAGTGAAGAACATTTGCAAGAAGCTCTATCCTTTACAACAGAATTTCGAGATACCTGGAAACAAGTTCTTCTGCAAACAAGACAGAAGCAATACGCTCAAGGTGCCCGGGTCTAA
- a CDS encoding flagellar protein FliT, whose protein sequence is MHKLEDLLDVTERLAGLFGSSDTKQSREQLIDEMNQLVEERGRIMSHIQPPFTEEEKQIGKQVVELNQSIKVEMDQLFAELKTEMKQIKQLKKNNQSYTNPYQNVQTMDGMFMDSKK, encoded by the coding sequence ATGCATAAGCTTGAGGATTTGCTGGATGTCACCGAAAGACTGGCAGGTTTGTTTGGATCATCTGATACAAAACAGAGTCGGGAACAGCTGATTGATGAGATGAACCAATTGGTGGAAGAACGCGGTCGCATAATGTCGCATATTCAACCGCCATTTACAGAAGAAGAAAAGCAAATCGGCAAACAAGTTGTCGAGCTGAATCAATCTATTAAAGTAGAAATGGATCAGCTGTTTGCTGAATTGAAAACAGAAATGAAACAGATTAAGCAGCTTAAGAAAAACAATCAATCTTATACCAACCCCTATCAAAATGTGCAAACAATGGATGGGATGTTCATGGATAGCAAAAAATAA
- the hpf gene encoding ribosome hibernation-promoting factor, HPF/YfiA family, which produces MRYNIRGENIEVTGAIKSYIEKKVGKLERYFDTPPTSEVHVNLSVYNEEQRIEVTIPMTDLLLRAEEEHVDMYAAIDLVVDKLERQIRKYKTKVNRKFKKEGAPKHIFAEMENEAKQPESESDEVEIVRTKRFNLKPMDSEEAVLQMDMLGHAFFVFTNAVTNQTNVVYRRKDGKYGLIEPNS; this is translated from the coding sequence ATGCGTTATAACATTCGTGGTGAAAATATCGAGGTGACAGGTGCCATTAAGAGCTACATCGAGAAAAAGGTTGGTAAGCTTGAGCGGTATTTTGATACACCACCTACATCCGAGGTACATGTTAATTTAAGTGTCTATAATGAAGAGCAGCGAATCGAAGTAACCATCCCCATGACTGATCTATTGCTGAGAGCAGAAGAAGAACATGTGGACATGTACGCTGCAATTGACTTAGTCGTGGACAAACTGGAAAGACAGATTCGTAAATACAAAACAAAAGTGAACCGCAAGTTTAAAAAAGAGGGCGCGCCCAAACATATATTTGCGGAGATGGAAAATGAAGCCAAGCAACCCGAGAGTGAATCTGATGAAGTTGAAATTGTTCGTACAAAACGTTTCAATTTAAAGCCAATGGATTCTGAGGAAGCTGTATTGCAGATGGATATGCTTGGACACGCATTCTTCGTTTTCACAAATGCGGTAACAAATCAAACAAACGTTGTTTATCGCCGTAAAGACGGTAAATACGGTTTGATTGAACCAAACAGCTAA
- the prfB gene encoding peptide chain release factor 2 (programmed frameshift), with protein MDMTEIRQKLDQMEKRIADFRGSLDLDTKKQRIEELELDMTAPSFWDDQASAQKVIDEVNGLKSYVGDFESIEQQLEDLEVSYELVKEENDTELFEDLDEQTQALSQDISDFELQMLLSDPYDANNAILELHPGAGGTESQDWASMLLRMYQRWAEQKGFQVDTLDYLAGDEAGVKSVTLLIKGHNAYGYLKAEKGVHRLVRISPFDSSGRRHTSFVSCDVLPEITDDVDIDIKNEDIKMDTYRASGAGGQHVNKTDSAVRLTHVPTNIIVTCQSERSQIKNRETAMKMLKAKLYQVELEKQQQELDDIRGEQKEIGWGSQIRSYVFHPYTMVKDHRTNIDAGNAQGVIDGDIDPFIDAYLRSQMN; from the exons ATGGACATGACTGAAATCAGACAGAAATTGGATCAGATGGAAAAACGCATTGCGGACTTTAGGGGGTCTCTT GACCTCGATACAAAGAAGCAACGCATAGAAGAGCTGGAACTGGATATGACGGCACCTTCTTTCTGGGATGACCAGGCCAGCGCGCAAAAAGTCATTGATGAAGTGAATGGGCTCAAGTCTTATGTCGGAGATTTTGAATCAATTGAACAGCAACTTGAAGATCTTGAAGTTTCCTATGAACTCGTTAAAGAAGAGAATGACACAGAACTTTTTGAAGATCTGGATGAACAAACGCAGGCGCTTAGTCAAGACATCAGTGATTTCGAACTGCAAATGCTTCTGAGTGATCCATATGATGCCAATAACGCCATTCTTGAACTCCATCCTGGTGCAGGCGGAACTGAATCACAGGACTGGGCCAGCATGTTGTTAAGAATGTACCAGCGCTGGGCAGAACAGAAAGGATTCCAGGTCGATACGCTTGATTATCTTGCTGGCGATGAAGCCGGGGTGAAAAGTGTTACATTGCTTATTAAAGGCCATAACGCTTATGGCTATCTGAAAGCCGAGAAAGGTGTTCATCGTCTCGTTCGGATATCTCCATTTGATTCATCAGGCAGACGGCATACATCGTTTGTGTCATGTGATGTTTTGCCTGAGATCACCGATGATGTGGATATAGATATTAAAAATGAAGATATTAAAATGGATACGTACAGAGCAAGTGGCGCAGGGGGTCAGCACGTAAACAAAACAGACTCTGCCGTTCGACTGACGCATGTTCCTACTAACATCATTGTGACATGCCAATCTGAGCGGTCACAAATTAAAAACCGCGAAACTGCGATGAAAATGCTTAAGGCAAAATTATATCAGGTGGAACTTGAAAAGCAGCAGCAGGAATTAGATGACATTCGCGGAGAACAAAAGGAAATTGGCTGGGGCAGTCAGATCCGCTCGTATGTTTTTCATCCGTATACAATGGTTAAAGATCACCGGACCAATATTGATGCTGGCAATGCCCAAGGTGTAATCGATGGTGATATTGATCCATTTATCGATGCGTATCTTAGGTCACAGATGAATTAA
- the cccB gene encoding cytochrome c551 — MKKWLMAILFGTVLTLGACGGGGDNGGDNAGGNNGGDANNGGESVDAGAAEDIYKSNCASCHGGDLGGGMGPDLTSVGADHSKEDIIDIIHNGMGQMPAQKQVSDEDAETIASWLANKK, encoded by the coding sequence ATGAAGAAATGGCTTATGGCAATTTTATTTGGAACCGTGCTAACGCTTGGTGCATGTGGCGGCGGTGGTGACAATGGCGGAGACAACGCCGGCGGAAATAACGGCGGGGACGCCAACAACGGCGGTGAATCAGTCGACGCAGGGGCCGCAGAAGACATCTACAAGAGCAACTGTGCTTCTTGCCACGGCGGTGACCTTGGCGGTGGAATGGGACCTGACCTGACATCAGTTGGTGCAGATCATTCCAAAGAAGACATTATTGACATCATCCATAACGGTATGGGCCAAATGCCAGCTCAAAAGCAAGTTTCTGATGAAGATGCAGAAACCATTGCAAGCTGGTTAGCCAACAAAAAGTAA